The following coding sequences are from one Pseudonocardia sp. EC080619-01 window:
- a CDS encoding aldehyde dehydrogenase, whose product MTAGTTVRHFPMRIGGKDVDSDDRLEIRDPQNDELVATAASGGASAIDAAVDAGRAAFDDGSWSRATAAHRASVLRAIADRLGERLDEIVELEIMANGATVRQATGFHVGYCAPHLEYFAGLAERYEFETPMPRATFPVLGQSTLRREPIGVVGAIAPWNFPLLLSLWKFAPALAVGNSVVLKPDEKTPLSALEFARIAEECGLPPGVFNVVPGPGPDAGARLASHPGVGKIGFTGSTDVGREIMRLASGTVKPVTLELGGKSPALVLDDADLDVAVDGVLYGCMLYSGQVCESMTRLLLPDSLHDEFVERMVARASTIRLGDTRDWETDMGPVVSATQKDRILELIASGRDEGATAVLGGGEAHVEGYEGGHWIEPTIFTGVRNDMRIAREEIFGPVLSVIRYGSEAEGVGLANDTQYGLASSVWSRDNSRALDVAEKIQAGSVWINDAHQINCEVPFGGYKQSGVGRELGPRALDPYVEEKNVHLDLSGSRDARPYDVLLSHADD is encoded by the coding sequence GTGACCGCCGGGACGACCGTCCGCCACTTCCCGATGCGGATCGGTGGCAAGGACGTCGACAGCGACGACCGGCTCGAGATCCGCGACCCGCAGAACGACGAGCTGGTCGCCACCGCGGCCTCGGGCGGCGCGTCGGCCATCGACGCCGCCGTCGACGCCGGCCGGGCCGCCTTCGACGACGGCAGCTGGTCGCGGGCCACGGCCGCGCACCGCGCGTCGGTCCTGCGTGCGATCGCGGACAGGCTCGGTGAGCGGCTCGACGAGATCGTCGAGCTGGAGATCATGGCCAACGGCGCCACCGTGCGCCAGGCCACCGGCTTCCACGTCGGTTACTGCGCGCCGCACCTGGAGTACTTCGCGGGCCTGGCCGAGCGCTACGAGTTCGAGACACCCATGCCACGGGCGACGTTCCCGGTGCTCGGCCAGTCGACGCTCCGCAGGGAGCCGATCGGCGTGGTCGGCGCGATCGCGCCGTGGAACTTCCCGCTGCTGCTCTCGCTCTGGAAGTTCGCCCCGGCCCTGGCCGTCGGCAACTCGGTGGTGCTCAAGCCGGACGAGAAGACGCCCCTGTCCGCGCTGGAGTTCGCGCGGATCGCGGAGGAGTGCGGACTGCCGCCGGGCGTGTTCAACGTCGTCCCGGGACCCGGCCCGGACGCCGGGGCGCGGCTGGCGTCGCACCCGGGCGTCGGGAAGATCGGGTTCACCGGGTCCACCGACGTCGGCCGCGAGATCATGCGGCTGGCCTCGGGCACCGTGAAGCCGGTGACCCTGGAGCTCGGCGGCAAGTCGCCGGCCCTCGTCCTCGACGACGCCGACCTCGACGTCGCCGTCGACGGCGTGCTCTACGGCTGCATGCTCTACTCCGGCCAGGTCTGCGAGTCGATGACCCGGTTGCTGCTGCCGGACTCGCTGCACGACGAGTTCGTGGAGCGGATGGTCGCCCGCGCGTCGACGATCCGGCTCGGGGACACCCGGGACTGGGAGACCGACATGGGCCCCGTCGTCTCGGCGACGCAGAAGGACCGCATCCTCGAGCTCATCGCCTCCGGCAGGGACGAGGGCGCCACCGCCGTCCTGGGCGGCGGCGAGGCCCACGTCGAGGGCTACGAGGGCGGGCACTGGATCGAGCCGACGATCTTCACCGGGGTCCGCAACGACATGCGGATCGCCCGCGAGGAGATCTTCGGCCCGGTGCTGTCGGTGATCCGCTACGGCTCCGAGGCCGAGGGCGTCGGCCTGGCGAACGACACCCAGTACGGCCTCGCGTCGTCGGTGTGGAGCCGGGACAACTCCCGCGCGCTGGACGTGGCGGAGAAGATCCAGGCCGGCTCGGTGTGGATCAACGACGCGCACCAGATCAACTGCGAGGTGCCCTTCGGCGGGTACAAGCAGAGCGGCGTCGGGCGCGAGCTCGGCCCGCGTGCGCTGGACCCCTACGTCGAGGAGAAGAACGTCCACCTCGACCTGTCGGGCAGCCGGGACGCCCGGCCGTACGACGTGCTGCTCAGCCACGCCGACGACTGA
- a CDS encoding cytochrome P450 — protein MTATFDATDFESEMYDPDEVEMIPATGERKPGHYPVDISTKAFWNQTSEQREESFAVLRREQPVSWQRPVDDAVTPDPDDPGYWAVVKHADIVRVSRDNDTFISGQGVLFDLLPPIFLELTQSFLAMDNPKHDQLRKLVASAFTPKQIKSIEDKITLAAKEIVDGFASEPSGEIDFVARCAKLLPTRIFCDIMGIPEHLREATEKNAADIVAWADDEVLAGRQADEVQIQAATNLHDIATELIELKRAEPSDDLVTSLIDAEVDGRTLDDFEIGSFFVLMAVAGTDTTRHTASLTVRAMTHFPEQRQWLMEDYEGRIGNSIEEFIRYACPVMTFRRTAVKETELGGHTVIPGDKVVLFYPSGCMDEDVFDSPGTFDLSRANARDHTGFGGGGVHFCLGNQLAKSMLRALFRELLTRIPEFEAGEPELLGTNFMRGVKRMPFRFTPEK, from the coding sequence ATGACCGCCACCTTCGACGCCACCGACTTCGAGTCCGAGATGTACGACCCGGACGAGGTCGAGATGATCCCGGCGACCGGCGAGCGGAAGCCCGGCCACTACCCGGTCGACATCTCCACCAAGGCGTTCTGGAACCAGACCTCCGAGCAGCGCGAGGAGTCCTTCGCGGTCCTGCGCCGCGAGCAGCCGGTCTCCTGGCAGCGCCCCGTCGACGACGCCGTCACCCCGGACCCGGACGACCCGGGCTACTGGGCGGTCGTGAAGCACGCCGACATCGTGAGGGTCAGCCGGGACAACGACACCTTCATCTCCGGCCAGGGCGTGCTGTTCGACCTGCTGCCGCCGATCTTCCTCGAGCTGACCCAGTCGTTCCTGGCGATGGACAACCCGAAGCACGACCAGCTGCGCAAGCTGGTGGCCTCGGCGTTCACGCCGAAGCAGATCAAGAGCATCGAGGACAAGATCACGCTGGCGGCGAAGGAGATCGTCGACGGCTTCGCGTCGGAGCCGTCCGGCGAGATCGACTTCGTGGCCCGCTGCGCGAAGCTGCTCCCGACCCGGATCTTCTGCGACATCATGGGCATCCCGGAGCACCTGCGGGAGGCCACGGAGAAGAACGCCGCGGACATCGTCGCCTGGGCCGACGACGAGGTGCTGGCCGGCAGGCAGGCCGACGAGGTGCAGATCCAGGCGGCCACCAACCTGCACGACATCGCGACCGAGCTGATCGAGCTCAAGCGGGCCGAGCCGTCCGACGACCTCGTCACCTCGCTGATCGACGCCGAGGTCGACGGCCGCACGCTCGACGACTTCGAGATCGGGTCGTTCTTCGTGCTGATGGCCGTCGCGGGCACCGACACCACGCGGCACACCGCCAGCCTCACCGTCCGGGCGATGACCCACTTCCCGGAGCAGCGGCAGTGGCTCATGGAGGACTACGAGGGCCGGATCGGCAACTCCATCGAGGAGTTCATCCGCTACGCCTGCCCGGTGATGACCTTCCGCCGCACCGCGGTGAAGGAGACCGAGCTCGGCGGGCACACCGTCATCCCCGGCGACAAGGTCGTCCTGTTCTACCCGTCCGGCTGCATGGACGAGGACGTCTTCGACTCCCCGGGGACGTTCGACCTGTCGCGCGCGAACGCGAGGGACCACACCGGTTTCGGCGGCGGCGGGGTGCACTTCTGCCTCGGCAACCAGCTCGCCAAGTCGATGCTGCGGGCCCTGTTCCGCGAGCTGCTGACCCGGATCCCGGAGTTCGAGGCCGGCGAGCCGGAGCTGCTGGGCACCAACTTCATGCGCGGTGTGAAGCGCATGCCGTTCCGATTCACCCCGGAGAAGTGA
- a CDS encoding ferredoxin encodes MGLRIELDESRCSGLGLCEAEAPELFEVKDDGSLAVLDATPSAEHRQACEAAVASCPTEALRLVEG; translated from the coding sequence ATGGGTCTGCGTATCGAGCTCGACGAGAGCAGGTGCAGCGGTCTCGGGCTGTGCGAGGCGGAGGCGCCCGAGCTGTTCGAGGTCAAGGACGACGGGTCGCTGGCGGTGCTCGACGCGACGCCGTCGGCGGAGCACCGCCAGGCCTGCGAGGCCGCCGTCGCATCCTGCCCGACCGAGGCCCTCCGCCTCGTCGAGGGCTGA
- a CDS encoding NAD(P)/FAD-dependent oxidoreductase: MSVHHLVVVGASLAGIRAVEAARRSGHDGPVTLVGAERHLPYDRPPLSKAFLDAGDDGPADPRFRTEDHLRDELGVELRLGHPATSLDTGERLVGLGDGSELGYDALVVATGGAARTLPGTGGVAGVHPLRTWDDALAVRAALDDGARTVVIGAGFIGSEVASSARKRGLPATIVETLPMPLVRSVGEDMGRACAELHRAGGTDLRCGETVDGLETDGGRVTGVRLGSGEVLPADLVVVGVGVAPCTGWLEGSGVALHERDGGVVADATLRAADGVWAAGDVVHFPNHLFDGEVMRLEHWTTAAEQGALAAKNALDPANATELGTVPYFWSDWYSSRIQFVGRPAADEIRVVSAELDDDRFLALYRRGDRLVGTITIDRPAQIMKYRRLISKRASWTEALEFAGVS, from the coding sequence GTGTCCGTGCACCATCTCGTCGTCGTGGGCGCCTCGCTGGCCGGGATCCGGGCCGTCGAGGCGGCACGCCGGTCCGGCCACGACGGGCCGGTCACGCTGGTCGGCGCGGAGCGGCACCTGCCCTACGACCGTCCGCCGCTGTCCAAGGCGTTCCTCGACGCCGGCGACGACGGCCCGGCCGATCCGCGGTTCCGCACCGAGGACCACCTGCGCGACGAGCTCGGGGTGGAGCTGCGGCTCGGGCACCCGGCCACGTCGCTGGACACCGGGGAGCGGCTGGTCGGCCTCGGTGACGGGTCCGAGCTCGGCTACGACGCGCTGGTCGTCGCCACCGGGGGTGCCGCACGGACGCTCCCCGGCACCGGCGGTGTCGCGGGCGTCCACCCGCTGCGCACCTGGGACGACGCGCTGGCCGTGCGCGCGGCGCTCGACGACGGGGCGCGCACCGTCGTGATCGGCGCCGGGTTCATCGGCTCCGAGGTCGCCAGCTCGGCCCGCAAGCGCGGGCTGCCCGCGACGATCGTCGAGACCCTGCCGATGCCGCTGGTCCGCTCGGTCGGCGAGGACATGGGCCGGGCCTGCGCGGAGCTGCACCGCGCGGGCGGTACCGACCTGCGCTGCGGCGAGACCGTGGACGGCCTGGAGACCGACGGCGGCCGGGTGACGGGCGTCCGGCTCGGTTCCGGCGAGGTGCTCCCGGCCGACCTGGTCGTCGTCGGTGTCGGCGTGGCGCCGTGCACCGGCTGGCTGGAGGGCTCCGGTGTCGCGCTGCACGAGCGGGACGGCGGCGTCGTGGCCGACGCGACCCTGCGCGCCGCCGACGGCGTCTGGGCGGCCGGCGACGTCGTCCACTTCCCGAACCACCTGTTCGACGGCGAGGTCATGCGCCTCGAACACTGGACCACCGCAGCCGAGCAGGGCGCACTCGCGGCGAAGAACGCCCTCGACCCGGCGAACGCGACGGAGCTCGGGACCGTCCCCTACTTCTGGTCCGACTGGTACTCCAGCCGGATCCAGTTCGTCGGGCGACCGGCCGCCGACGAGATCCGCGTCGTGTCGGCCGAGCTGGACGACGACCGCTTCCTGGCGCTGTACCGGCGCGGCGACCGGCTGGTCGGGACGATCACGATCGACCGGCCGGCCCAGATCATGAAGTACAGGCGGCTGATCTCGAAGCGGGCGAGCTGGACCGAGGCACTGGAGTTCGCCGGCGTGTCCTGA
- a CDS encoding TetR/AcrR family transcriptional regulator, whose translation MAAVPGTGPAGAPRPRGRRTQGERSANSRTLILDAALRELHENGYSRVTTVTIQQRAGVSRGRLLHHFPNRDTLLIAAAQYLAVERVAEMERWVGDSEYGRTTGGDRVDRAVELLWETFRQPYFWAAMELWTVARTNEDVRAELLPEERRLGVALTHVIATMFGPALSSHAAFDDFRELLFTSMRGVALTYAVSPRDPETDPHVERWKRLARRMLDVDG comes from the coding sequence ATGGCGGCAGTACCCGGCACCGGCCCGGCCGGTGCGCCCCGGCCGCGTGGCAGGCGGACCCAGGGGGAGCGGTCGGCGAACAGCAGGACCCTCATCCTCGACGCCGCCCTGCGGGAGCTCCACGAGAACGGGTACTCCCGGGTCACGACCGTGACGATCCAGCAGCGGGCCGGGGTGTCCCGCGGCCGCCTGCTCCACCACTTCCCGAACCGGGACACGCTCCTCATCGCCGCGGCCCAGTACCTGGCGGTCGAGCGGGTCGCCGAGATGGAACGGTGGGTGGGCGACTCCGAGTACGGCCGCACGACGGGCGGTGACCGTGTCGACCGGGCCGTCGAGCTGCTCTGGGAGACCTTCCGGCAGCCGTACTTCTGGGCCGCGATGGAGCTGTGGACCGTGGCCCGTACCAACGAGGACGTCCGCGCCGAGCTGCTGCCCGAGGAGCGCCGCCTCGGCGTCGCCCTGACCCACGTGATCGCGACGATGTTCGGGCCGGCGCTCTCCAGCCACGCCGCGTTCGACGACTTCCGGGAGCTGCTGTTCACCAGCATGCGCGGGGTCGCGCTCACCTACGCGGTGAGCCCGCGCGACCCGGAGACCGACCCGCACGTGGAGCGCTGGAAGCGGCTCGCCCGGCGGATGCTCGACGTCGACGGCTGA
- a CDS encoding acyl-CoA dehydrogenase family protein, giving the protein MTAPVPRTQDRMTHDVFLPRETVELRDEARAAVEKRLVPFAREIGTREESAESFPWEAFRGLAEEGMFAVPFGADFGRGLEYPMLGTCTVTEEIAYHSSSMAGVYDGQCILVPQTLVHASDELRERLVPELVSGRTAFSFATTEPETSSDLTAERMQTVAEESADGYVVSGRKRWITNSVVAGWVSVLVRAADTGRAHMLLVDLSSPGVRIGTPDLKMGHRGQITADIVFDGVHVPRENLLGTPGDGLSVALSALVRGRIGIGAAGVGVAQAALDLSVERLRTRQVFGGPLGAMQHWQFQMAGRATEIECARSLYQKAAVLLDRGDRSAEPEAAMAKAYGTRLANDLVRDAVQIHGAVGFARQVSESGESYRLEEMYRDAKILEIFEGANELQQWIVARRLIGRDVTG; this is encoded by the coding sequence ATGACGGCGCCCGTCCCCCGCACGCAGGACCGCATGACCCACGACGTCTTCCTCCCGCGGGAGACGGTCGAGCTCCGTGACGAGGCCCGGGCCGCGGTCGAGAAGCGGCTCGTCCCGTTCGCTCGCGAGATCGGCACCCGGGAGGAGTCGGCGGAGTCCTTCCCCTGGGAGGCGTTCCGCGGCCTGGCGGAGGAGGGGATGTTCGCGGTCCCGTTCGGCGCCGACTTCGGGCGGGGCCTCGAGTACCCGATGCTCGGGACCTGCACGGTCACCGAGGAGATCGCCTACCACTCGTCGTCGATGGCGGGGGTGTACGACGGCCAGTGCATCCTCGTCCCGCAGACCCTCGTCCACGCCTCCGACGAGCTGCGGGAACGGCTGGTCCCCGAGCTCGTGTCCGGGCGTACGGCGTTCTCCTTCGCGACCACCGAGCCCGAGACCAGCTCGGACCTGACGGCCGAGCGGATGCAGACCGTCGCCGAGGAGTCGGCAGACGGCTACGTCGTGTCGGGCCGGAAGCGGTGGATCACCAACAGCGTCGTCGCCGGATGGGTGTCGGTGCTGGTCCGGGCGGCGGACACCGGGCGGGCGCACATGCTTCTCGTGGACCTGTCCTCGCCGGGGGTCCGGATCGGCACCCCCGACCTGAAGATGGGGCACCGCGGGCAGATCACCGCGGACATCGTGTTCGACGGGGTCCACGTGCCGCGGGAGAACCTGCTCGGCACCCCGGGCGACGGGCTCAGCGTCGCGTTGTCCGCGCTGGTCCGCGGGCGGATCGGGATCGGTGCCGCCGGTGTGGGCGTCGCCCAGGCCGCACTCGACCTGTCGGTCGAGCGGCTGCGCACCCGGCAGGTCTTCGGGGGCCCGCTCGGCGCGATGCAGCACTGGCAGTTCCAGATGGCCGGGCGTGCCACCGAGATCGAGTGCGCCCGCAGCCTCTACCAGAAGGCAGCGGTGCTGCTGGACCGCGGCGACCGCTCCGCCGAGCCGGAGGCCGCGATGGCGAAGGCCTACGGCACGCGGCTGGCGAACGACCTGGTGCGTGACGCCGTCCAGATCCACGGTGCCGTCGGGTTCGCCCGTCAGGTCTCGGAGAGCGGGGAGTCCTACCGGCTCGAGGAGATGTACCGCGACGCGAAGATCCTCGAGATCTTCGAGGGGGCCAACGAGCTCCAGCAGTGGATCGTCGCGCGACGGCTGATCGGCCGCGACGTCACCGGCTGA
- a CDS encoding HAD family hydrolase: MIVTFDLFSALTDSRRGGSGAFAEIAGERDWTVTGQELYDEWDRHNKAGQKRVDTNAGWTSFRTLSRDALAAAYTGLGLTADPDADIDRVQRGVAGWPLWPDVADGLPAVAEHARIGILSNVDDALALTTRAHPLVDPGVVLTSERLGAYKPAPAVYLRARDLLGDGFVHVASSARDVRGAVEAGIRTVRLVRPGHSLDPDGPAPAVTVHDVAELAGVLAAMDHPA; this comes from the coding sequence ATGATCGTGACGTTCGACCTGTTCAGTGCGTTGACCGACTCGCGGCGCGGCGGGTCCGGTGCCTTCGCGGAGATCGCCGGTGAGCGGGACTGGACCGTCACCGGCCAGGAGCTCTACGACGAGTGGGACCGGCACAACAAAGCCGGCCAGAAGCGGGTCGACACGAACGCGGGCTGGACGAGCTTCCGGACGTTGTCCCGGGACGCCCTGGCGGCCGCCTACACCGGGCTCGGCCTCACGGCGGACCCGGACGCCGACATCGACCGGGTGCAGCGCGGCGTCGCCGGCTGGCCACTGTGGCCGGACGTGGCGGACGGGCTGCCCGCCGTCGCGGAGCACGCGCGGATCGGGATCCTGTCCAACGTCGACGACGCGCTCGCACTCACCACCCGGGCGCACCCGCTCGTCGACCCCGGCGTCGTCCTCACCTCGGAGCGGCTGGGCGCCTACAAGCCGGCGCCCGCCGTCTACCTGCGCGCACGGGACCTGCTCGGCGACGGGTTCGTCCACGTCGCCAGCTCGGCCCGCGACGTCCGCGGGGCGGTCGAGGCCGGGATCCGCACCGTCCGGCTGGTCCGGCCCGGGCACTCCCTCGACCCCGACGGGCCGGCGCCCGCCGTCACGGTCCACGACGTGGCGGAGCTGGCGGGGGTGCTGGCGGCGATGGACCACCCGGCATAG
- a CDS encoding LUD domain-containing protein, producing the protein MSARDAILQKARRALADVPDTEPDVDVPIVRPAPARDRSHADVVDLFAEQVADYRAVVERATPATAAGLVAGALAGRSPLAGGGRLRILVPPGFPAGLVPADVEVVTDGPDVGVSELDRCDGVLSTAAIGIAETGTIILDHGPGQGRRAATLVPDLHVCVVRADQVVPGVPEGVAALDPARPHTWISGPSATSDIELDRVEGVHGPRTLHVVVVAGDDG; encoded by the coding sequence ATGAGCGCACGCGACGCGATCCTGCAGAAGGCCCGCCGGGCGCTGGCCGACGTGCCGGACACCGAGCCGGACGTCGACGTCCCGATCGTCCGGCCGGCCCCGGCCCGGGACCGGTCCCACGCCGACGTCGTCGACCTGTTCGCCGAGCAGGTCGCGGACTACCGGGCCGTCGTGGAGCGCGCGACGCCCGCGACCGCCGCCGGGCTCGTGGCGGGTGCGCTCGCCGGGCGCTCCCCGCTGGCCGGGGGCGGACGGTTGCGGATCCTCGTCCCGCCCGGCTTCCCCGCCGGGCTGGTCCCCGCCGACGTCGAGGTCGTCACCGACGGGCCGGACGTCGGGGTGTCCGAGCTGGACCGTTGCGACGGCGTGCTGTCGACGGCGGCGATCGGGATCGCCGAGACCGGCACGATCATCCTCGACCACGGCCCCGGCCAGGGCAGGCGCGCCGCCACCCTGGTCCCGGACCTGCACGTCTGCGTGGTCCGGGCCGACCAGGTCGTGCCGGGGGTGCCGGAGGGCGTCGCCGCGCTGGACCCCGCCCGCCCGCACACCTGGATCAGCGGGCCGAGCGCCACCAGCGACATCGAGCTGGACCGGGTGGAGGGGGTGCACGGGCCGCGCACCCTGCACGTCGTCGTCGTGGCGGGTGACGACGGCTGA
- a CDS encoding LutB/LldF family L-lactate oxidation iron-sulfur protein: MSGTFLGTPAFPTAARAALEDSQLRRNLAHATATIRTKRGGVVGEVDEWEQLRLAGEAIKNRVLRHLPRYLEQLERSLTAAGATVHWARDAAEANAIVVDIARRHETDEVVKVKSMATQEIELNDALEAAGIHAWETDLAELIVQLGDDLPSHILVPAIHRNRAEIREIFLREMSRAGRPAPADLTDEPKQLAAAARAHLREKFLRAKVAVSGANFAVAETGTLTVVESEGNGRMCLTLPEVLVSVVGIEKVLPTFADLDVMLQLLPRSSTGERMNPYTSTWTGVTPGDGPQEVHVVLLDNGRTDVLADPTGRQALRCIRCSACLNVCPVYERTGGHAYGSVYPGPIGAILTPQLRGVGSDPQTDSLPYASSLCGACFEVCPVRIDIPEVLVHLRSEVVEAHQQASRVPSVQDMAMKAASWTLSSSARTGAAEKAAGWGGRLAARIGRTAPGGRNVLGAIPGGPAGAWSDSRDVPVPAAESFRQWWERTDGGHRDDGGAGNANGNDGGNGDRR, from the coding sequence ATGAGCGGCACCTTCCTCGGCACACCGGCGTTCCCCACCGCGGCGCGGGCCGCGCTGGAGGACTCCCAGCTGCGCCGCAACCTCGCCCACGCCACGGCCACCATCCGCACCAAGCGCGGCGGCGTCGTCGGCGAGGTCGACGAGTGGGAGCAGCTGCGGCTGGCCGGTGAGGCGATCAAGAACCGGGTGCTGCGGCACCTCCCCCGCTACCTCGAGCAGCTCGAACGCTCCCTGACCGCGGCCGGGGCGACCGTGCACTGGGCCCGCGACGCCGCCGAGGCCAACGCGATCGTCGTCGACATCGCCCGGCGGCACGAGACCGACGAGGTCGTCAAGGTCAAGTCGATGGCCACCCAGGAGATCGAGCTCAACGACGCCCTGGAGGCCGCCGGGATCCACGCCTGGGAGACCGACCTCGCCGAGCTGATCGTCCAGCTCGGCGACGACCTGCCCAGCCACATTCTGGTCCCGGCGATCCACCGCAACCGTGCCGAGATCCGCGAGATCTTCCTGCGCGAGATGAGCCGGGCGGGCCGTCCCGCACCGGCCGACCTCACCGACGAGCCGAAGCAGCTGGCCGCGGCGGCCCGCGCGCACCTGCGGGAGAAGTTCCTGCGGGCGAAGGTGGCGGTGTCCGGGGCGAACTTCGCCGTCGCCGAGACCGGGACGCTGACCGTCGTGGAGTCCGAGGGCAACGGGCGGATGTGCCTGACCCTGCCCGAGGTGCTCGTCTCGGTGGTCGGGATCGAGAAGGTCCTGCCGACCTTCGCCGACCTCGACGTGATGCTGCAGCTGCTGCCGCGCTCGTCGACCGGGGAGCGGATGAACCCCTACACCTCGACGTGGACCGGGGTCACCCCCGGCGACGGTCCGCAGGAGGTGCACGTGGTCCTGCTCGACAACGGCCGCACCGACGTCCTGGCCGACCCCACCGGGCGCCAGGCGCTGCGCTGCATCCGGTGCTCGGCCTGCCTGAACGTCTGCCCGGTCTACGAGCGCACCGGTGGGCACGCGTACGGCTCGGTCTACCCCGGACCGATCGGCGCGATCCTCACGCCCCAGCTCCGCGGGGTCGGCTCGGACCCGCAGACCGACTCGCTGCCGTACGCCTCCAGCCTGTGCGGGGCGTGCTTCGAGGTCTGCCCGGTGCGGATCGACATCCCGGAGGTCCTGGTGCACCTCCGCAGCGAGGTCGTCGAGGCCCACCAGCAGGCGTCGCGGGTCCCGTCGGTGCAGGACATGGCGATGAAGGCCGCGTCGTGGACGCTGTCGTCGTCGGCCCGGACCGGTGCGGCGGAGAAGGCGGCCGGCTGGGGCGGCCGGCTCGCCGCCAGGATCGGGCGGACGGCGCCGGGCGGACGCAACGTGCTCGGCGCGATCCCCGGCGGGCCGGCGGGCGCCTGGTCCGACTCCCGCGACGTCCCCGTCCCCGCCGCGGAGTCGTTCCGGCAGTGGTGGGAACGGACCGACGGCGGGCACCGCGACGACGGCGGCGCCGGCAACGCGAACGGGAACGACGGCGGGAACGGGGACCGGCGATGA
- a CDS encoding (Fe-S)-binding protein has protein sequence MPRVGLMVTCLNDALFPDTGKAVVTLLRRLGVEVEFPAAQTCCGQPMVNTGYVADAVPLVRNHLDAFAGCDAIIAPSGSCAGSVRHQHGMVAERSGDPGLVRGVENAPPTYELTEYLVDVLGTTDVGAYFPHRVTYHPTCHSLRMLGVGDRPARLLRAVRGLTLLDLPGDAECCGFGGTFAVKNAETSIAMGNDKARHVRETGAEVLVAGDNSCLMHIGGLLSRQRSGVRVMHLAEILASTEPVITGRAERAADPTSVGSATPEAGTAPREQETVR, from the coding sequence ATGCCACGCGTCGGCCTGATGGTCACCTGCCTCAACGACGCCCTGTTCCCGGACACCGGCAAGGCCGTCGTGACCCTGCTCCGCAGGCTCGGCGTCGAGGTCGAGTTCCCGGCCGCGCAGACCTGCTGCGGACAACCGATGGTCAACACCGGCTACGTCGCCGACGCGGTCCCGCTCGTCCGCAACCACCTCGACGCCTTCGCCGGCTGCGACGCGATCATCGCCCCGTCCGGGTCCTGCGCCGGGTCGGTCCGCCACCAGCACGGCATGGTCGCGGAGCGGTCCGGCGACCCGGGCCTGGTCCGCGGGGTCGAGAACGCCCCGCCGACCTACGAGCTGACCGAGTACCTCGTCGACGTCCTCGGGACGACCGACGTCGGTGCCTACTTCCCGCACCGGGTCACCTACCACCCGACCTGCCACTCGCTGCGCATGCTCGGCGTCGGCGACCGGCCGGCCCGGCTGCTCCGTGCGGTCCGCGGGCTCACCCTGCTCGACCTGCCGGGCGACGCCGAGTGCTGCGGGTTCGGCGGGACGTTCGCGGTGAAGAACGCGGAGACCTCGATCGCGATGGGCAACGACAAGGCCCGCCACGTGCGGGAGACCGGCGCCGAGGTGCTCGTCGCCGGGGACAACTCGTGCCTGATGCACATCGGCGGGCTGCTGTCCCGGCAGCGCTCGGGGGTGCGGGTGATGCACCTGGCCGAGATCCTCGCCTCGACCGAGCCGGTGATCACCGGCCGCGCCGAGCGGGCGGCCGATCCGACGAGCGTCGGCAGCGCCACACCCGAGGCGGGCACGGCCCCGCGGGAGCAGGAGACGGTCCGATGA
- a CDS encoding gamma carbonic anhydrase family protein: protein MRQNVLAIGDRAPSVAEEVWVADTATVVGSVTVGAGTGVYYGAVLRADTETVTIGAGSNVQDSATVHADPGSPARIGDGVSVGHGAVLHGCTVGDDCLVGMNATVLNGAVVGAESLVAANALVPEGMEVPPRSLVAGVPAKVRRSLRDEELEHIRRNAEVYRELTVRHRDAQLLATGADPR from the coding sequence GTGCGGCAGAACGTGCTGGCGATCGGCGACCGTGCACCGTCCGTGGCGGAGGAGGTGTGGGTGGCCGACACCGCGACCGTCGTCGGATCGGTGACCGTGGGCGCCGGGACCGGCGTCTACTACGGGGCCGTGCTGCGGGCCGACACCGAGACGGTGACGATCGGTGCGGGCAGCAACGTCCAGGACAGCGCCACCGTCCACGCCGACCCCGGGTCCCCGGCCCGGATCGGCGACGGGGTGTCGGTCGGCCACGGTGCGGTGCTGCACGGCTGCACCGTCGGGGACGACTGCCTGGTCGGCATGAACGCCACCGTGCTCAACGGTGCGGTCGTCGGCGCCGAGTCGCTGGTCGCGGCGAACGCGCTGGTCCCGGAGGGGATGGAGGTCCCGCCCCGCTCCCTGGTGGCCGGTGTGCCTGCGAAGGTCCGGCGCAGCCTGCGCGACGAGGAGCTGGAGCACATCCGGCGCAACGCGGAGGTCTACCGCGAGCTCACCGTGCGGCACCGCGACGCGCAGCTGCTCGCGACCGGGGCGGATCCGCGCTGA